Genomic window (Paenibacillus sp. PK3_47):
CTCACCATTAACTTCATAATGTGCCACATAATACTTCACTTCTTTATCAATAGCAAGTTTATTATAATACTCCTTTACAGTCCGAATCCTTTCCTCTGTAGTAACTGTTCCTGTGACCACCCGCTTACTCCCTGAAGCAACATCATACAACTCGGCCACTTGGGTAACTCCACCTTGTCCATCCTCCTTGTAGTCCACCATCAGCAGTTCTTCCCTGTCCTGATCCACAGCTACAAATGCTTTGTACAAGGTGAATAATGTATTATTGATTGTAAAAAGATCCTTAGGAGCCGTTATTTCTCCCGCAGCTGCTTTTCTAAGATTAATTGCTGAAACTGTGGCCGTGTTAAGACTTTCCGCTTTTTCTCTTCCCAGGGTGTAAGACCCGTGAGTAAATAGCAGGTAATCTCCCGCACCAAGAATGTAGCCTAATTCATAATAGGTCTGCGCACCGCCGGCATACAGCGGGAAGGTATACAGCCTATGAGCCGTTTCGACGGACAGCTCTGAATGACCTTTTGGCGTCAGGTACAGGGTGTACGGCTCGGTATTATGGGTGTAATTCTGCTTCAGGTAATTCTCCATAGGCGGGGGTGGAGACCATACTATACCCAGCTCTGTTTCCACAGCTTTCGCACGACTCTTGTTTGTGGCATGTGATACAGGCATGTAATATTGTTCCCCTCCAAATTGAAACTTTGCAGTGCTCATATTCGATCTAAGCCCCTGCGACGCCGATGAAGGAGAAGCCGACGGTGAGGCTGACGGCTGCACAGCAGCAGATGCAGGATCTTTGAACAGGGTAGCGATCCGTTCGCTATAACCGCCCTTTCCCAATCCGCCCATCGGCCAGACCAGAATTCCGAACAGGAGGATGGCTGACAATCCGGCGATACTGAAACTTTTAGGCGATAGAAGCCTCCTGCCGGCCGCAGAGCGTTTCTCCGCTGCCAGCTCGATCCGGGCCATCAGCTCCGGGGTGAAGCCGTCCTTCTGAAACGGACCCTGCCGTTTGGCCTGCCATATCCATTCCGGGGTGTCATTTCCCGTGTTTGATGCATTTGCCGTCTCTTTGTTCATCATCGTTCATCCTCCTCCAGCGCCTTTCTCATGTTGTCCCTGGCCCGGGACAGACGGGATTTGACCGTTCCTTCCGCCACACCAAGCAGCTGCGCCATTTCTCCGGTCGACAGCCCCTGCTGGATTTCCAGCACCAGCACTTCCCGGTGCTTGTCAGGCAGTTCCATAATCAGCTCCCAGATCCGGTTGACATACTGGTTGCTGATCGCCTCTTTTTCCGCAGATAACGCCTGTCCGGGAGCCTGCCCGTTCCCCAGCGGAGCAAACCGGCGCCAGAAGCTGCTTCGCCTCCAGCTGAAGGCGGTATTGCGTGTGATCGTCAGCAGCCAGGTTTTCAAGGTCGCGTTCCCGCGATATTTGCCGATATTCCGGTAGGCCTTCAGGAACACCTCCTGGCTGATGTCATTCGCCTGCTCCCGGCTGCGGGTCAGAAAAAACGCATAATGCCACACATCCGATCCATAGGTCTCCATCAT
Coding sequences:
- a CDS encoding RNA polymerase sigma factor, which gives rise to MQSEELPYAMAYTPALTLREMMETYGSDVWHYAFFLTRSREQANDISQEVFLKAYRNIGKYRGNATLKTWLLTITRNTAFSWRRSSFWRRFAPLGNGQAPGQALSAEKEAISNQYVNRIWELIMELPDKHREVLVLEIQQGLSTGEMAQLLGVAEGTVKSRLSRARDNMRKALEEDER